A genome region from Cucumis sativus cultivar 9930 chromosome 4, Cucumber_9930_V3, whole genome shotgun sequence includes the following:
- the LOC101219108 gene encoding rhomboid-like protein 15 isoform X1 translates to MLSRVCSMSRSDTILKAGLPTRMGQWWEGIPFFTSSIILICGTIYLVCLLVGYDSFVEVCFLPVAILSHFQVYRIFTSVLFHGSLLHVLFNMLALVPLGSELERIMGSIRMLYLTILLAISNAIIHLFIAVVMAHNPFHHYDNLMNECAIGFSGILFSLIVIETSLSGIQSRSVFGLFNVPAQWYVWILLVVFQLLMTNVSFLGHLCGIITGFAYIYGLLNFLLPGTAFYSAMESSSLLSSCVRRPKFILCTGGNPSAQLPTYSDQNTTSNSLSVPNVWRNLSSWMPRRETVTEPQQQDNRFPGRGRTLGSAQNQSAPADDSEFNLQTRLLDRSSADRQSSDGRQNDSAVVDRATPMQNQRSVASDAEIQKLVSMGFEKTQVEVALAAADGDINIAVEILMSQKD, encoded by the exons ATGTTGTCTAGGGTTTGTTCAATGTcccgctctgataccatacTGAAA GCAGGATTGCCAACAAGGATGGGGCAGTGGTGGGAAGGCATTCCATTCTTTACTTCATCTATCATACTCATCTGTGGAACCATTTACTTGGTGTGTCTTTTGGTTGGATATGACTCATTTGTTGAAGTATGTTTCTTACCTGTGGCAATCCTATCACATTTTCAAG TTTACAGGATTTTTACGTCTGTTCTTTTTCACGGTTCACTACTTCATGTTTTATTCAACATGTTGGCTTTAGTGCCTTTGGGTTCTGAACTAGAGAGAATCATGGGATCAATCCGCATGCTCTACCTGACAATTCTCCTAGCCATAAGCAATGCTATTATTCATCTTTTCATCGCAGTTGTCATGGCTCATAACCCCTTTCATCATTATGACAACCTTATGAACGAGTGTGCCATAGGATTCTCtggaattttgttttcattgatTGTTATAGAGACAAGTTTGAGTGGTATTCAATCCAGGAG TGTTTTTGGCCTCTTTAATGTTCCTGCTCAATG GTATGTGTGGATTTTGTTGGTGGTATTCCAGCTTCTAATGACAAACGTCTCATTTCTAGGGCACCTATGTGGCATAATAACTGGATTTGCAT ATATTTATGGGCTGTTAAACTTTCTTTTACCTGGAACGGCCTTTTATTCTGCTATGGAGTCTTCCTCTTTGCTT TCTTCTTGTGTGAGGCGACCTAAATTTATTCTGTGCACTGGTGGAAATCCCTCTGCCCAACTTCCAACATATTCTGACCAAAATACCACGTCCAA TAGCCTCTCCGTTCCTAATGTTTGGAGAAATTTATCTTCATGGATGCCTCGCAGAGAAACAGTCACTGAG CCACAACAACAAGACAACAGATTTCCTGGACGTGGAAGAACGCTTGGTTCCGCTCAAAACCAAAGTGCTCCTGCTGATGATTCAGAATTTAACTTGCAAACTAGATTATTGGATAGGAGTTCTGCAGATCGTCAGTCATCTGATGGAAG GCAAAACGATAGCGCAGTAGTGGATCGGGCAACCCCAATGCAAAACCAG AGATCAGTTGCCTCGGATGCAGAGATTCAAAAATTAGTATCAATGGGTTTTGAAAAG ACCCAAGTAGAAGTTGCGCTGGCAGCCGCGGATGGGGACATTAATATAGCAGTTGAAATCCTTATGAGCCAAAAG GATTAG
- the LOC101219108 gene encoding rhomboid-like protein 15 isoform X2, protein MRSNIVTEAGLPTRMGQWWEGIPFFTSSIILICGTIYLVCLLVGYDSFVEVCFLPVAILSHFQVYRIFTSVLFHGSLLHVLFNMLALVPLGSELERIMGSIRMLYLTILLAISNAIIHLFIAVVMAHNPFHHYDNLMNECAIGFSGILFSLIVIETSLSGIQSRSVFGLFNVPAQWYVWILLVVFQLLMTNVSFLGHLCGIITGFAYIYGLLNFLLPGTAFYSAMESSSLLSSCVRRPKFILCTGGNPSAQLPTYSDQNTTSNSLSVPNVWRNLSSWMPRRETVTEPQQQDNRFPGRGRTLGSAQNQSAPADDSEFNLQTRLLDRSSADRQSSDGRQNDSAVVDRATPMQNQRSVASDAEIQKLVSMGFEKTQVEVALAAADGDINIAVEILMSQKD, encoded by the exons ATGAGATCCAACATCGTTACGGAG GCAGGATTGCCAACAAGGATGGGGCAGTGGTGGGAAGGCATTCCATTCTTTACTTCATCTATCATACTCATCTGTGGAACCATTTACTTGGTGTGTCTTTTGGTTGGATATGACTCATTTGTTGAAGTATGTTTCTTACCTGTGGCAATCCTATCACATTTTCAAG TTTACAGGATTTTTACGTCTGTTCTTTTTCACGGTTCACTACTTCATGTTTTATTCAACATGTTGGCTTTAGTGCCTTTGGGTTCTGAACTAGAGAGAATCATGGGATCAATCCGCATGCTCTACCTGACAATTCTCCTAGCCATAAGCAATGCTATTATTCATCTTTTCATCGCAGTTGTCATGGCTCATAACCCCTTTCATCATTATGACAACCTTATGAACGAGTGTGCCATAGGATTCTCtggaattttgttttcattgatTGTTATAGAGACAAGTTTGAGTGGTATTCAATCCAGGAG TGTTTTTGGCCTCTTTAATGTTCCTGCTCAATG GTATGTGTGGATTTTGTTGGTGGTATTCCAGCTTCTAATGACAAACGTCTCATTTCTAGGGCACCTATGTGGCATAATAACTGGATTTGCAT ATATTTATGGGCTGTTAAACTTTCTTTTACCTGGAACGGCCTTTTATTCTGCTATGGAGTCTTCCTCTTTGCTT TCTTCTTGTGTGAGGCGACCTAAATTTATTCTGTGCACTGGTGGAAATCCCTCTGCCCAACTTCCAACATATTCTGACCAAAATACCACGTCCAA TAGCCTCTCCGTTCCTAATGTTTGGAGAAATTTATCTTCATGGATGCCTCGCAGAGAAACAGTCACTGAG CCACAACAACAAGACAACAGATTTCCTGGACGTGGAAGAACGCTTGGTTCCGCTCAAAACCAAAGTGCTCCTGCTGATGATTCAGAATTTAACTTGCAAACTAGATTATTGGATAGGAGTTCTGCAGATCGTCAGTCATCTGATGGAAG GCAAAACGATAGCGCAGTAGTGGATCGGGCAACCCCAATGCAAAACCAG AGATCAGTTGCCTCGGATGCAGAGATTCAAAAATTAGTATCAATGGGTTTTGAAAAG ACCCAAGTAGAAGTTGCGCTGGCAGCCGCGGATGGGGACATTAATATAGCAGTTGAAATCCTTATGAGCCAAAAG GATTAG
- the LOC101218872 gene encoding BTB/POZ domain-containing protein At3g05675, which yields MDNSNHKGRSHCQVGDRSTSDVVVRLRTKDGRDEWLYCHSHILTAQSKYFADRLSEKWPTCQILDSRNCVEVFCLESTFDYHVNLLRLLYVITDIPTDDLWNDVRTALGILGVAFQLECKTIISACVNYLEAVPWEEDEEEEILKVIPHMGPEAEPILARLQPVNSSLVRQIFLSALRLATSSPFSNINDLKPSAQEQLEYMLTEDDDAPLLMADAEIKLEINECVKSLIQTFNNLLDIILDPLHLDGKARNVQVLVFCLTDLAWTCRILRRLETMKDFVSNWVDASDKIVQVVEQTSVASEIIDTRIGIIEVVAKVLEAIKHGSVILQTSKRLHMVKVWLPFVRTTRSLIDSLANNGVDDLKLKIDSDIWELLESAFVSIILALPSGEQAEIITEWLQNQHVIRYPDLTEAFEVWCYRSKVAKRRLSLVGDNPGTTTASFQPSA from the exons ATGGACAACTCG AATCATAAAGGTAGATCACACTGCCAGGTTGGTGACCGATCGACCAGTGACGTTGTTGTGAGGCTTAGAACAAAAGATGGTCGAGATGAATGGTTATATTGTCACTCTCATATCCTAACTGCACAGAGCAAGTATTTTGCTGATCGTCTTTCAGAGAAATGGCCAACATGCCAGATTCTCGACTCACGAAACTGTGTTGAGGTCTTTTGTCTAGAATCAACCTTCGATTACCATGTAAATCTTCTGCGTCTTCTCTATGTCATCACAGATATCCCAACTGATGACTTATGGAATGATGTTCGAACTGCTCTTGGCATCCTTGGTGTGGCTTTCCAGCTTGAGTGCAAAACTATTATTAGTGCTTGTGTGAATTACTTGGAAGCAGTACCATGGGAGGAGGATGAGGAGGAGGAAATTTTGAAGGTTATACCTCATATGGGACCAGAAGCTGAGCCAATTCTTGCTCGTCTTCAGCCGGTCAATTCATCTCTTGTTAGACAGATATTTCTTTCCGCTCTTCGATTGGCTACATCATCTCCCTTTTCTAACATAAATGATCTCAAGCCTTCGGCTCAGGAACAACTTGAGTACATGCTAACTGAAGATGATGATGCTCCACTATTGATGGCTGATGCTGAAATAAAATTGGAGATAAATGAATGTGTGAAGAGCCTAATACAAACTTTTAACAATCTTCTAGACATTATACTTGATCCTTTACATTTGGATGGGAAGGCAAGGAACGTgcaagttttagttttttgtttgacaGATTTAGCTTGGACATGTCGGATTTTGAGAAGATTAGAAACTATGAAAGACTTCGTCTCTAATTGGGTTGATGCATCAGATAAGATTGTCCAGGTTGTTGAGCAAACGAGTGTAGCATCAGAAATTATTGATACAAGAATAGGGATTATTGAAGTGGTGGCAAAGGTGTTAGAGGCAATTAAGCATGGCTCAGTGATTCTCCAAACTTCAAAACGGCTTCACATGGTTAAGGTTTGGCTTCCTTTCGTAAGGACAACCAGGTCCTTGATCGATAGTCTTGCAAACAATGGCGTTGATGATCTGAAACTCAAGATTGACAGTGATATTTGGGAGTTGCTAGAGTCAGCATTTGTTTCAATCATCCTTGCATTGCCATCAGGGGAGCAAGCAGAGATTATAACCGAATGGTTACAGAACCAACATGTTATTCGTTATCCTGATCTAACAGAGGCATTTGAAGTGTGGTGTTATAGGTCAAAAGTGGCGAAGAGGAGGCTATCCCTGGTGGGGGATAACCCTGGCACAACAACGGCAAGCTTCCAGCCCTCGGCTTGA
- the LOC101205757 gene encoding E3 ubiquitin-protein ligase PUB22, whose product MAELDQVLDPPPYFLCPISFQIMKDPVTVASGITYDRESIEKWLLSHKHNTCPVSHIVLSHFHITPNHTLRRVIQAWCTLNASKGVERIPTPKPPVDREQVVRILAHANLSPFSQKNSLCRLRSIATANESNKRCMESAGVVEFLAGVVCNNSTTNMEYGLEDYAFDDMSANSADEALLILHKLQVSESSLKFLLSNNGGIFVSTLTKILQNRSYSSRSYSVMLLNSMFQVADQIQIQNLTADFFTEIIQILKDQISKQASKSALKLLIAVSSSFRNRVKAVQAGAVPVLIDLLLDLDSSENKRLCEMILVLLDLLCSCADGRAELLNHAAGIAVVSKKILRVSSVGSEKAVGILWSVAKFSGSQSVVQEMVRIGVVTKLCFVLQVVGAGVKAKEKAKEILKLHGRTWRNSSCLPSTLRSAYPQ is encoded by the exons atGGCAGAATTAGATCAAGTACTTGACCCTCCTCCCTATTTTCTCTGTCCCATCTCCTTCCAAATCATGAAAGATCCCGTTACAGTCGCCTCTGGCATAACCTACGACCGTGAAAGCATCGAGAAATGGTTGCTTTCTCACAAACACAACACATGCCCCGTCTCACACATAGTTTTATCCCACTTCCACATCACTCCCAACCATACCTTAAGACGAGTCATTCAAGCTTGGTGCACTCTCAATGCTTCTAAAGGCGTAGAGAGGATACCCACGCCGAAGCCCCCAGTCGACCGGGAGCAAGTCGTTCGGATTCTTGCCCATGCTAACTTATCTCCATTCTCTCAAAAGAATTCTCTTTGTCGCCTTCGATCTATTGCTACGGCAAATGAAAGTAATAAACGTTGCATGGAATCTGCTGGAGTTGTGGAGTTCTTGGCTGGGGTTGTGTGTAATAATTCTACCACCAACATGGAGTATGGCTTAGAAG ATTACGCGTTTGACGACATGTCCGCAAATTCAGCCGATGAGGCTTTGCTCATTCTTCACAAACTCCAAGTCTCCGAATCCTCTCTAAAATTTCTCCTCTCCAACAATGGCGGCATCTTCGTCTCCACTTTAACCAAAATCTTACAAAACCGAAGCTATTCCTCTAGATCATATTCAGTAATGCTTCTTAATTCAATGTTCCAAGTCGCAGATcagattcaaattcaaaatctcaCCGCCGATTTCTTCACCGAAATCATCCAAATCCTCAAAGATCAGATATCCAAACAAGCCTCCAAATCGGCATTGAAATTGCTAATCGCCGTCTCTTCTAGTTTCAGAAACAGAGTAAAGGCGGTTCAAGCCGGTGCGGTTCCGGTTCTGATCGATCTCCTCCTCGATCTCGATTCATCCGAGAATAAGCGTTTGTGCGAAATGATTCTCGTACTGCTGGATCTGCTTTGCAGCTGTGCCGATGGCAGGGCGGAGCTGTTGAATCACGCGGCGGGGATCGCCGTGGTGTCGAAGAAGATTCTGAGAGTTTCGTCGGTTGGAAGTGAGAAAGCGGTTGGGATCTTGTGGTCTGTTGCGAAATTCTCGGGGAGTCAAAGCGTGGTTCAGGAAATGGTGCGGATTGGTGTTGTGACGAAGCTTTGTTTTGTGCTTCAGGTGGTGGGGGCCGGAGTGAAAGCGAAGGAGAAAGCTAAAGAGATTTTGAAGCTTCATGGTCGGACATGGCGGAATTCCTCGTGTTTGCCTTCGACTTTGCGATCAGCTTATCCACAATAA